A region from the Lycium barbarum isolate Lr01 chromosome 8, ASM1917538v2, whole genome shotgun sequence genome encodes:
- the LOC132605255 gene encoding dirigent protein 22-like, with the protein MGKTSLVLLLCLMIIAMPIAQGVELGPNAVENWFKKLPHAKQKVTKFHFYFHDIVTGKNPTAITIAQSNMTAKSPTFFGSVAMIDDPLTIGPEPNSTIMGRAQGMYGSADQNEAGLLMTMNFVFTTGKYNGSTLSVLGRNPVFNQYREMPIVGGSGIFRLAQGIATAKTYWFNTTSGDAIVEYNVMVLHYTH; encoded by the coding sequence ATGGGAAAAACAAGCTTAGTTCTGTTGctttgtctcatgattattgctATGCCAATAGCTCAAGGGGTTGAATTAGGACCCAATGCTGTTGAAAATTGGTTCAAGAAGCTTCCCCATGCAAAACAAAAGGTCACCAAATTTCATTTCTATTTTCACGACATAGTAACAGGAAAAAATCCAACTGCAATTACAATAGCCCAGTCCAACATGACTGCCAAATCCCCAACTTTCTTTGGGTCTGTTGCAATGATTGACGACCCACTAACAATTGGGCCAGAGCCCAATTCAACTATAATGGGCCGGGCCCAGGGGATGTATGGTTCAGCTGATCAAAATGAGGCTGGCCTTCTTATGACCATGAACTTTGTGTTCACAACTGGTAAGTACAATGGTAGCACACTTAGTGTTCTTGGCAGGAACCCTGTATTTAACCAGTATCGTGAGATGCCGATCGTTGGCGGTTCTGGAATATTCCGGTTGGCTCAGGGTATCGCCACCGCGAAGACGTATTGGTTTAATACAACCAGTGGGGATGCTATTGTTGAGTATAATGTTATGGTCCTGCATTATACACATTAA